A stretch of Arcobacter arenosus DNA encodes these proteins:
- a CDS encoding uracil-DNA glycosylase has protein sequence MNGIVQYNGTKVNIFISFVQNNGTNIYKRSFFVKFIMTKTVKNKILHQLNFLKTIGYNYHETVTISNFDVNGNSLPNNLNELNLIMENCYLCELSKSRRNVLCGQGNPNAQIMFIADEPTASEDELKSFFVGKTGETLAKMIENVLLLKKEDVFITTLTKCKSLDSITPACFNSCNSYLYKQIDIIKPKLIVLLGEKTYQYLCNDTSSSFLKIRGQMTKFNEYDVLPTHSVSYLLRNPSSKKEAFHDMLKIKSILELN, from the coding sequence GTGAATGGTATCGTACAATATAATGGAACAAAAGTCAATATATTTATTAGTTTTGTTCAAAACAATGGAACAAATATATACAAAAGAAGTTTTTTTGTAAAATTCATTATGACAAAAACAGTTAAAAATAAAATTTTACACCAACTAAATTTTCTAAAAACAATTGGTTATAACTATCATGAAACAGTTACAATTTCAAATTTTGATGTAAATGGAAACAGTTTGCCTAATAATCTGAATGAGTTAAATTTAATTATGGAAAACTGTTATTTATGTGAATTATCAAAATCAAGAAGAAATGTTTTATGTGGTCAGGGAAATCCCAATGCCCAAATTATGTTTATTGCAGATGAACCAACTGCAAGTGAAGATGAATTAAAAAGTTTTTTTGTTGGAAAAACGGGTGAAACCTTAGCCAAAATGATTGAAAATGTATTACTATTAAAAAAAGAGGATGTATTTATAACTACTTTAACTAAATGTAAAAGTTTAGATAGTATAACACCGGCATGTTTTAACAGTTGTAATTCATATTTATATAAACAAATTGATATTATAAAACCTAAGTTGATTGTTCTTTTAGGTGAAAAAACATATCAATATCTGTGTAATGATACTAGTAGTTCATTTTTAAAAATTAGAGGTCAAATGACAAAGTTCAATGAGTATGATGTTTTGCCAACTCATAGTGTTTCATATCTTTTAAGAAATCCTTCTTCAAAAAAAGAAGCCTTTCATGATATGCTTAAAATTAAATCTATTTTGGAGTTAAATTGA
- a CDS encoding GGDEF domain-containing protein, which yields MENIELLSKQTLENLKQQNKVFSPENYEREFFKLSTQQNIFFEEKQQLDSIKNNLCKIEKKSINENVTFKEISEILIKRINSQQVKLFLKDLSHFMTPSLSKDIKNDIDKFCEEISNNPNQLINIDNLRRLRELTNLRIKDDKNIYNEKNEDIKKLIRFLVDIFTKTVNETNITLDKIIEIKNEIKNLDLSDSSAKQISLLHKKLINNIDEIENKLKVNNESIINSQKDTNDLYDQIENLKCSLDKAEEEKSIDYLTGVLTRRAFAQESKRADNEYNVFDAKYAVVFFDIDHFKKINDKYGHDCGDSVLYTFASILNRLTRNEDIICRYGGEEFVAIIHYNCLFDVTNYLKRVKNIISSNKFIYRENKIEVKFSAGVALRINYNNFDETLNFADKLLYKAKGLGRNKIILDNNEVL from the coding sequence ATGGAAAACATAGAACTACTTTCAAAACAAACTTTAGAGAATTTAAAACAACAAAATAAAGTATTTAGCCCTGAAAATTATGAAAGGGAATTCTTTAAACTTTCAACACAACAAAATATATTTTTTGAAGAAAAACAACAATTAGATTCAATAAAAAATAACTTATGTAAAATAGAAAAAAAATCAATTAATGAGAATGTTACTTTTAAAGAGATTTCAGAGATTTTAATTAAAAGAATAAATAGCCAACAGGTAAAACTTTTTTTAAAAGATTTATCTCATTTTATGACACCATCATTATCAAAAGATATTAAAAACGATATTGATAAATTTTGTGAAGAGATATCAAATAATCCAAATCAATTAATAAATATTGATAATCTTAGAAGACTACGTGAATTAACAAATCTTAGAATAAAAGATGATAAAAATATTTACAACGAAAAAAATGAAGATATAAAAAAACTTATTAGATTTTTAGTTGATATATTTACAAAAACTGTTAATGAAACAAATATTACACTTGATAAAATTATTGAAATAAAAAATGAAATAAAGAATTTGGATTTATCTGATTCTTCAGCTAAGCAAATTAGTTTATTACATAAAAAATTGATTAATAATATTGATGAGATTGAAAATAAACTAAAAGTAAATAATGAATCAATTATTAATTCACAAAAAGATACTAATGATTTATATGATCAAATTGAAAATTTAAAATGTAGTCTAGATAAAGCAGAAGAGGAAAAATCAATTGATTATCTAACTGGTGTTTTAACTAGAAGAGCCTTTGCCCAAGAGAGTAAAAGAGCTGATAACGAATATAATGTTTTTGATGCAAAATATGCCGTTGTATTTTTTGATATTGATCATTTTAAAAAAATAAATGATAAATATGGCCATGATTGCGGTGATAGTGTACTTTACACCTTTGCTTCAATCTTAAATAGATTAACTAGAAATGAAGATATTATTTGTAGATATGGTGGTGAAGAGTTTGTTGCAATAATTCATTATAATTGTTTATTTGATGTAACAAATTACCTAAAAAGAGTCAAAAATATTATCTCAAGCAATAAGTTTATATATAGAGAAAATAAAATTGAAGTAAAATTTTCAGCAGGTGTTGCCCTTAGAATAAATTATAATAATTTTGATGAGACCTTGAATTTTGCTGATAAACTTTTGTATAAAGCAAAAGGTTTAGGAAGAAATAAAATAATACTTGATAATAATGAAGTATTATAA
- the infA gene encoding translation initiation factor IF-1: protein MAKDDVIVIDGKVIEALPNAMFRVELDNGHVVLCHISGKMRMHYIKILPGDKVKVEITPYSLDKGRITHRYK, encoded by the coding sequence GTGGCAAAAGATGATGTAATAGTAATTGATGGAAAAGTGATTGAAGCTTTACCAAATGCTATGTTTAGGGTTGAACTAGATAATGGACATGTTGTATTGTGTCATATTTCAGGAAAAATGAGAATGCACTATATTAAGATCTTACCTGGAGATAAGGTAAAAGTTGAAATAACTCCTTATTCTTTAGATAAGGGAAGAATTACACATAGATATAAATAA
- the map gene encoding type I methionyl aminopeptidase: MAIPLRKPNEISKLATASQAVAKTLKYLEQNVKAGMTLKEVDEMGEAYLRNLGARPSFKGLYGFPGAICTSLNEVIIHGIPDDTVLKEGDILGLDVGSEIDGWYGDAAITMPIGQISKEDEALIACSKDALYHAISIIKEGMRFKELSLEIEKFIVNRGFQPLTRFCGHGIGKKPHGEPEIPNYLESGNAKSGPKIKNGMVFCIEPMICHNSREPVILENEWDVVSEDGLRGSHYEHTVAVVDGKAVILSQVDE, translated from the coding sequence ATGGCTATTCCTTTAAGAAAACCAAACGAAATATCTAAATTAGCAACGGCATCTCAAGCCGTTGCTAAAACACTAAAATACCTAGAACAAAATGTTAAAGCAGGAATGACTCTAAAAGAGGTTGATGAAATGGGTGAAGCATATTTGCGAAACCTTGGTGCAAGACCATCTTTTAAAGGATTATATGGCTTCCCTGGAGCTATTTGTACTTCATTAAATGAAGTTATTATTCATGGAATTCCTGATGATACAGTTTTAAAAGAGGGTGATATTTTAGGATTAGATGTAGGTAGTGAAATAGATGGATGGTATGGTGATGCGGCAATTACTATGCCTATAGGACAAATATCAAAAGAAGATGAAGCTTTAATTGCTTGTTCGAAAGATGCTTTATATCATGCAATTAGCATAATAAAAGAGGGAATGCGATTTAAAGAATTATCTTTAGAAATAGAGAAATTTATTGTTAATAGAGGTTTTCAACCATTAACAAGATTTTGTGGACATGGTATTGGTAAAAAACCTCATGGAGAACCTGAAATTCCTAATTATTTGGAATCAGGAAATGCAAAATCAGGTCCAAAAATAAAAAATGGTATGGTATTTTGTATTGAGCCAATGATTTGTCATAACTCACGAGAACCAGTTATTTTAGAAAATGAATGGGATGTAGTAAGTGAAGATGGATTAAGAGGTAGTCATTATGAGCATACAGTTGCTGTAGTAGACGGAAAAGCAGTGATTTTAAGTCAAGTAGATGAGTAA
- the secY gene encoding preprotein translocase subunit SecY has protein sequence MSKDLINKILITLGFILLYRLLAYVPVPGVNIDVVKEFFDSNANNALGLVNMFSGNAVERLSIISLGIMPYITASIIMELLAATFPNLGKMKKERDGMQKYMQIIRYTTIVITLIQSVGVSMGLNSLTGQSGQSAISIDMDTFVAVSSISMLTGTMLLMWIGEQITQKGIGNGISLIIFAGIVSAIPSAIGGTVDLVNNGQMNFLTVIAILVIILATVGAIIYVELGERRVPVSYSRKVMMQNQKKRVMNYIPIKVNLSGVIPAIFASAILMFPATVLQGTQNKYLLMVADFLSPQSYTFNVLMFLFVVFFAFFYASITFNAKDISENLKKQGGFIPGVRPGASTADFLNEVASRLTLWGAIYLGLISTLPWLIVKAMGVPFYFGGVAVLIVVQVAIDTMRKIEAQQYMNKYETLSAVGL, from the coding sequence ATGAGTAAAGATCTAATAAATAAGATTCTTATTACATTAGGTTTTATTTTACTTTACAGGTTACTGGCATACGTGCCAGTTCCTGGAGTTAATATAGACGTAGTTAAAGAATTCTTCGATTCAAATGCAAACAATGCATTAGGTCTTGTTAATATGTTTAGTGGTAATGCAGTTGAAAGACTGTCTATTATTTCACTAGGTATTATGCCTTACATTACAGCTTCAATTATTATGGAGTTATTAGCAGCAACTTTCCCTAACCTTGGTAAAATGAAAAAAGAACGAGATGGTATGCAAAAATATATGCAAATCATTAGATATACAACTATTGTAATTACTTTAATTCAATCTGTTGGTGTATCAATGGGTCTTAATTCATTAACTGGACAAAGTGGACAAAGTGCAATTTCAATTGATATGGATACATTTGTAGCTGTATCATCAATTTCTATGTTAACTGGAACAATGCTTCTTATGTGGATTGGTGAACAAATCACTCAAAAAGGTATTGGTAACGGTATTTCATTAATTATCTTCGCTGGTATTGTTTCTGCAATTCCAAGTGCAATTGGTGGAACTGTTGATTTAGTTAATAATGGACAAATGAATTTCTTAACAGTAATTGCTATTTTAGTAATTATTTTAGCTACTGTTGGAGCAATTATCTATGTAGAATTAGGTGAAAGAAGAGTACCTGTTTCTTACTCTAGAAAAGTTATGATGCAAAATCAGAAAAAAAGAGTAATGAATTATATTCCAATTAAAGTGAATTTATCAGGTGTTATTCCAGCTATTTTTGCAAGTGCTATTTTAATGTTCCCAGCAACAGTGTTACAAGGAACTCAAAATAAATATTTACTTATGGTAGCTGACTTTTTAAGTCCACAATCATATACATTTAATGTACTTATGTTTTTATTTGTAGTTTTCTTTGCATTCTTCTATGCATCAATTACATTTAATGCAAAAGACATTTCTGAAAACTTAAAAAAACAAGGTGGTTTTATTCCTGGTGTTAGACCTGGAGCATCAACTGCTGATTTTTTAAATGAAGTAGCTAGTAGATTAACTCTTTGGGGTGCAATCTATTTAGGACTTATTTCAACTTTACCATGGCTAATTGTAAAAGCTATGGGTGTTCCTTTCTATTTCGGAGGGGTTGCTGTACTTATTGTTGTTCAAGTTGCAATTGATACTATGAGAAAAATTGAAGCTCAACAATATATGAATAAGTATGAAACTTTAAGTGCAGTTGGACTGTAA
- the rplO gene encoding 50S ribosomal protein L15 has translation MALDNLQPASGSTKNVKRVGRGQGSGMGKTSTRGQKGQKSRSGYKIKRHFEGGQMPLQKRVPKIGFFSRVSKPYTINVEKVKQVAALEEITVETIKSVYKLSKSVTKVKLIGATAKDLASKIKDENVTTTGN, from the coding sequence ATGGCATTAGATAATTTACAACCAGCATCTGGTAGTACTAAAAACGTAAAAAGAGTTGGTAGAGGTCAAGGTTCAGGAATGGGTAAGACTTCTACTAGAGGTCAAAAAGGTCAAAAATCAAGATCTGGATACAAAATTAAAAGACACTTTGAAGGTGGTCAAATGCCACTTCAAAAAAGAGTTCCAAAAATTGGATTCTTTTCAAGAGTATCTAAGCCTTATACAATTAACGTTGAAAAAGTAAAACAAGTGGCAGCACTTGAAGAGATTACAGTTGAAACTATTAAATCTGTATACAAACTTTCTAAGTCTGTTACTAAAGTGAAATTAATTGGTGCAACTGCAAAAGACTTAGCATCTAAAATTAAAGACGAAAACGTAACAACTACTGGAAATTAA
- the rpsE gene encoding 30S ribosomal protein S5, whose protein sequence is MAAVNREDFQEAIVKIGRVTKVVKGGRRFRFTALVVVGDKNGTVGFGTGKAKEVPDAIKKALDDAFKSLVKVNIHGTTITHDIEHKYNSSKILLKPASEGTGLIAGGAARPVLELAGVKDIIAKSLGSNNPNNLVQATVEALARIKG, encoded by the coding sequence ATGGCAGCAGTAAATAGAGAAGATTTTCAAGAAGCAATCGTTAAAATCGGAAGAGTAACAAAAGTTGTAAAAGGTGGTAGAAGATTCAGATTTACAGCTTTAGTTGTTGTTGGAGATAAAAACGGTACAGTAGGATTTGGAACAGGAAAAGCAAAAGAGGTTCCTGATGCAATTAAAAAAGCTTTAGATGATGCATTCAAGTCTTTAGTTAAAGTTAACATTCATGGTACTACAATTACACATGATATTGAACATAAATATAATTCAAGTAAAATTCTTTTAAAACCAGCTTCAGAAGGTACAGGACTTATCGCAGGTGGTGCGGCTAGACCAGTACTTGAGTTAGCAGGTGTTAAAGATATTATTGCAAAATCTTTAGGTTCAAACAATCCAAATAACCTTGTACAAGCTACAGTTGAAGCATTAGCAAGAATCAAAGGATAA
- the rplR gene encoding 50S ribosomal protein L18 produces MSRAKDLLKKNSLRAIRKRRVRGSIGRGTAETPRVTIFKSNKYLSAQAINDIDGVTLAASGSKALGLGANKESAVKVAAEFAEKLKAAGIEVVKFDRNGYLYHGVVAAFADALRDNGIKL; encoded by the coding sequence ATGAGTAGAGCAAAAGATTTATTAAAAAAGAACTCTTTAAGAGCAATCAGAAAAAGAAGAGTTAGAGGAAGTATCGGAAGAGGTACAGCTGAAACACCTAGAGTAACAATTTTCAAATCAAATAAATACTTAAGTGCACAAGCAATTAATGATATTGATGGTGTTACATTAGCAGCTTCAGGTTCTAAAGCTTTAGGACTTGGTGCTAATAAAGAAAGTGCAGTAAAAGTTGCGGCAGAGTTTGCAGAAAAACTAAAAGCTGCTGGAATTGAAGTAGTTAAATTTGATAGAAATGGGTACCTTTATCATGGTGTTGTTGCAGCATTCGCTGATGCACTTAGAGATAACGGTATTAAATTATAA
- the rplF gene encoding 50S ribosomal protein L6 yields the protein MSRIGKKPIAIPSGVEVTVDGTVVNVKKGNKTIPVETHGRVETKIENNEIVLEKVGETKESSAFWGTYRALINNAVVGLSEGFQKSLEINGVGYRAAVKGKVLELQLGYSHPINYDIADGLDITVEKNIIHVKGADKQQVGQAAAIIRGFRAPEPYKGKGVKYTDEHIVRKAGKTAK from the coding sequence ATGTCTAGAATTGGAAAAAAACCTATCGCTATCCCATCAGGTGTTGAAGTAACAGTTGATGGTACAGTAGTAAACGTAAAAAAAGGGAACAAAACTATTCCTGTTGAAACACACGGAAGAGTTGAAACTAAAATTGAAAACAATGAAATTGTTTTAGAAAAAGTTGGAGAAACTAAAGAATCTTCTGCTTTCTGGGGAACTTATAGAGCATTAATTAACAATGCAGTTGTTGGTTTATCTGAAGGTTTCCAAAAATCTCTTGAAATCAACGGTGTTGGTTATAGAGCTGCTGTAAAAGGTAAAGTATTAGAACTACAATTAGGTTATTCTCACCCAATTAACTATGATATCGCTGATGGATTAGATATTACTGTTGAGAAAAACATTATTCACGTAAAAGGTGCTGACAAACAACAAGTTGGTCAAGCTGCTGCAATTATTAGAGGCTTTAGAGCTCCTGAACCATACAAAGGTAAAGGTGTGAAATATACTGACGAGCATATCGTTAGAAAAGCTGGTAAAACTGCTAAGTAA
- the rpsH gene encoding 30S ribosomal protein S8 has protein sequence MMNDIIADALTRIRNAAMRKLEVATLLHSNTVVGILEVLQQKEYIESFKVIDGENNKKTIQVTLKYDDNDNSVINEIKRVSTPGRRVYKGAEEIKSFKNGYGTIIVSTNKGVIANDEAHAAKVGGEVLCTVW, from the coding sequence ATGATGAATGATATTATCGCAGATGCTTTAACTAGAATTAGAAATGCTGCAATGAGAAAATTAGAAGTTGCAACATTATTACATTCTAATACAGTTGTTGGTATCTTAGAAGTTTTACAACAAAAAGAGTATATTGAATCTTTCAAAGTAATTGATGGTGAAAATAACAAAAAGACTATTCAAGTAACATTGAAATATGACGATAACGACAACTCAGTTATTAACGAAATCAAAAGAGTTTCAACACCAGGTAGAAGAGTTTACAAGGGTGCTGAAGAGATTAAAAGTTTTAAAAACGGATATGGTACAATCATTGTTTCTACAAACAAAGGTGTAATTGCAAATGATGAAGCACACGCTGCAAAAGTTGGTGGTGAAGTGCTTTGTACTGTATGGTAG
- a CDS encoding type Z 30S ribosomal protein S14: MAKKSMIAKQKRTPKFSSRAYTRCSVCGRPHSVYRDFGLCRVCLRKMANEGLLPGVKKSSW, translated from the coding sequence ATGGCAAAGAAATCTATGATTGCTAAACAAAAGAGAACTCCTAAGTTCTCTTCAAGAGCATATACAAGATGTTCAGTATGTGGTAGACCACATTCAGTATATAGAGACTTTGGTCTTTGTAGAGTATGTTTAAGAAAAATGGCTAACGAGGGATTACTTCCTGGCGTTAAGAAATCTAGTTGGTAG
- the rplE gene encoding 50S ribosomal protein L5 → MASRLQVRYNEEIKPVLETEFPKNKMLTAKLDKVVISVGAGEAMKDSKLMQNIQDTISLIAGQQAVKVIAKKSVAGFKVREGYPVGVKVTLRGEQMYTFLDKLCSIALPRVKDFRGLNRNGFDGQGNFNFGLDEQLMFPEVVYDNIIKTHGMNISISTTANNDQEAYRLLELVGVPFTKGRA, encoded by the coding sequence ATGGCATCAAGATTACAAGTAAGATATAACGAAGAGATTAAACCAGTTTTAGAAACTGAATTTCCTAAAAATAAAATGTTAACTGCTAAATTAGACAAAGTTGTTATCTCTGTTGGTGCAGGTGAAGCAATGAAAGATTCTAAATTAATGCAAAACATTCAAGATACAATCTCTTTAATCGCTGGTCAACAAGCTGTTAAAGTTATTGCTAAAAAATCAGTTGCTGGTTTTAAAGTAAGAGAAGGTTATCCTGTAGGTGTTAAAGTAACTCTTAGAGGTGAACAAATGTATACATTCTTAGATAAATTATGTTCAATCGCTTTACCAAGAGTAAAAGACTTTAGAGGTTTAAACAGAAATGGTTTTGATGGTCAAGGTAACTTTAACTTTGGTCTTGATGAACAATTAATGTTCCCAGAAGTAGTTTATGATAACATTATCAAAACTCACGGTATGAATATTTCAATTTCAACAACTGCTAACAATGATCAAGAAGCATATAGATTATTAGAGCTTGTTGGAGTTCCATTTACTAAAGGAAGAGCGTAA
- the rplX gene encoding 50S ribosomal protein L24 yields MALKIKKGDTVKIIAGDDKGKTGEVLAVIPSKKQVIVKDCKVAKKTVKPSEENKDGGFVNKEMPIDISNVAKVEGE; encoded by the coding sequence ATGGCTTTAAAAATTAAAAAAGGTGATACTGTAAAAATCATCGCTGGTGATGATAAAGGTAAAACTGGTGAAGTTTTAGCTGTAATCCCATCAAAAAAACAAGTAATTGTAAAAGATTGTAAAGTTGCTAAAAAAACTGTTAAACCATCTGAAGAAAATAAAGATGGTGGATTTGTAAACAAAGAGATGCCAATTGATATCTCAAATGTAGCAAAAGTAGAAGGTGAATAA
- the rplN gene encoding 50S ribosomal protein L14 — translation MIQSFTRLNVADNTGAKEIMCIKVLGGSHRRYASVGDVIVASVKKALPTGKVKKGAVVKAVVVRTHKEVQRENGSLIRFDDNAAVILDAKKEPIGTRIFGPVAREVRYAGFMKIVSLAPEVL, via the coding sequence ATGATTCAAAGTTTTACTAGATTAAATGTAGCTGATAACACTGGTGCTAAAGAGATCATGTGTATCAAAGTTCTTGGTGGAAGTCACAGAAGATATGCTTCTGTTGGTGATGTAATTGTAGCATCAGTTAAAAAAGCTTTACCAACTGGTAAAGTTAAAAAAGGTGCTGTTGTTAAAGCTGTTGTTGTAAGAACTCATAAAGAAGTTCAAAGAGAAAACGGATCTTTAATTAGATTTGATGACAACGCTGCAGTTATCCTTGATGCTAAAAAAGAACCAATTGGAACAAGAATCTTTGGACCTGTAGCTAGAGAAGTTAGATATGCAGGATTCATGAAAATTGTTTCACTTGCTCCGGAGGTACTATAA
- the rpsQ gene encoding 30S ribosomal protein S17: MTHKREIQGVVVKKSGDKTASVLVTRYVLHPKYHKTVKRFKKYLVHDERNELNEGDTVIAIECRPLSKTKSFRLKKIVATGVK; this comes from the coding sequence ATGACACATAAAAGAGAGATTCAAGGTGTTGTAGTAAAAAAATCTGGTGATAAAACTGCTTCAGTATTAGTTACTAGATACGTTTTACACCCAAAATACCACAAGACTGTTAAGAGATTTAAAAAATACTTAGTTCATGATGAAAGAAATGAGTTAAATGAAGGTGATACTGTAATTGCTATTGAGTGTAGACCATTATCAAAAACTAAATCTTTCAGATTAAAGAAAATTGTTGCTACAGGAGTTAAATAA
- the rpmC gene encoding 50S ribosomal protein L29 encodes MIYSDLNEKSLQELNELLKEKKVLLFELKAKLKTMQLTNTSELRAAKKDIARIQTAITAAKAK; translated from the coding sequence ATGATTTATTCTGATTTAAATGAAAAAAGCTTACAAGAGCTAAACGAGTTATTAAAAGAGAAAAAGGTGCTTCTTTTTGAATTAAAAGCTAAGCTAAAAACTATGCAGTTAACAAATACTTCTGAATTAAGAGCGGCAAAAAAAGATATCGCTAGAATTCAAACAGCAATTACTGCAGCTAAAGCTAAGTAA
- the rplP gene encoding 50S ribosomal protein L16, which produces MLMPKRTKYRKQMKGRNRGKSMRANSLAYGEFGIKAVEHGRIDSRQIEAARIAMTRAIKRQGKVWIMVFPHKPLTKRPLEVRMGKGKGPIDKWVMNIKPGRVCFEMAGVSEELAKGALTLAQHKLPFKTKIVSRESENDLF; this is translated from the coding sequence ATGTTAATGCCTAAAAGAACAAAATACAGAAAGCAAATGAAGGGAAGAAATAGAGGTAAATCTATGAGAGCTAACTCTCTTGCTTATGGTGAGTTTGGAATCAAAGCAGTTGAACATGGAAGAATCGATTCAAGACAAATTGAAGCTGCCAGAATTGCAATGACAAGAGCTATCAAAAGACAAGGTAAAGTTTGGATTATGGTATTCCCTCATAAACCTTTAACTAAAAGACCACTAGAAGTGAGAATGGGTAAAGGTAAAGGTCCAATCGATAAGTGGGTAATGAATATCAAGCCAGGTAGAGTATGTTTCGAAATGGCTGGTGTTTCTGAAGAATTAGCTAAAGGAGCATTAACTTTAGCTCAACATAAATTACCATTCAAAACTAAAATTGTAAGTAGAGAAAGTGAAAATGATTTATTCTGA
- the rpsC gene encoding 30S ribosomal protein S3, which produces MGQKVNPIGLRLGINRNWESRWFPKFSNMPANVAEDDKIRKYVKKELYYAGIAQTIVERTAKKVRVTVVAARPGIIIGKKGADVEKLKNNLSALVGKEIAVNIKEERKPQLSGQLAAENVAQQLERRVAFRRAMKRVMQNAIKSGAKGIKVSVSGRLGGAEMARTEWYLEGRVPLHTLRARIDYGFAEAHTTYGCIGIKVWIFKGEVLAKGIPAEKPESSKPQKRRPSKRRGK; this is translated from the coding sequence ATGGGTCAAAAAGTTAATCCAATAGGTTTAAGATTAGGTATCAACAGAAACTGGGAATCAAGATGGTTTCCTAAATTCTCTAATATGCCTGCAAACGTTGCTGAAGATGACAAAATCAGAAAGTATGTTAAAAAAGAATTATACTATGCTGGTATTGCTCAAACAATCGTAGAAAGAACTGCTAAGAAAGTTAGAGTTACTGTTGTTGCAGCTAGACCTGGTATCATCATTGGTAAAAAAGGTGCAGATGTTGAAAAATTAAAAAACAATCTTTCTGCATTAGTTGGTAAAGAAATCGCAGTTAACATTAAAGAAGAGAGAAAGCCACAACTTTCTGGTCAATTAGCTGCTGAAAACGTTGCACAACAACTAGAAAGAAGAGTTGCATTTAGAAGAGCTATGAAAAGAGTTATGCAAAATGCAATTAAATCTGGTGCTAAGGGTATCAAAGTTTCTGTTTCTGGTAGACTTGGTGGAGCTGAAATGGCTAGAACTGAGTGGTATTTAGAGGGTAGAGTTCCTTTACATACACTAAGAGCAAGAATTGATTATGGTTTCGCTGAAGCACATACAACTTATGGTTGTATTGGTATTAAAGTTTGGATTTTCAAAGGTGAAGTACTTGCTAAAGGTATCCCTGCAGAAAAACCAGAATCTTCAAAACCACAAAAAAGAAGACCAAGTAAAAGAAGAGGTAAATAA
- the rplV gene encoding 50S ribosomal protein L22: MGKAILRFIRVSPTKARLIAREVQGMNAEYAIASLEFTPNKAAGIISKVIASAVANAGLEPEEAVITSARVDKGPVLKRFTPRARGSASPKHKPTAHIMIEVAAAEKGDK, encoded by the coding sequence ATGGGTAAAGCTATATTAAGATTTATTAGAGTTTCTCCAACAAAAGCAAGATTAATTGCAAGAGAAGTTCAAGGTATGAATGCTGAGTATGCTATTGCATCTTTAGAGTTCACTCCTAACAAAGCTGCTGGTATTATTTCAAAAGTTATTGCTTCTGCTGTAGCAAATGCTGGTTTAGAGCCAGAAGAAGCGGTAATTACATCTGCTAGAGTAGATAAAGGTCCAGTTTTAAAAAGATTCACTCCAAGAGCAAGAGGTAGTGCATCACCAAAACATAAACCAACTGCACACATTATGATTGAAGTAGCGGCTGCTGAAAAAGGAGATAAGTAA
- the rpsS gene encoding 30S ribosomal protein S19 → MARSIKKGPFVDAHLMKKVIKANEANDKKPIKTWSRRSMVLPDMIGLTFNVHNGRNFVPVLVTENHVGYKLGEFAPTRTFKGHKGSVQKKA, encoded by the coding sequence ATGGCAAGATCAATAAAAAAAGGTCCATTTGTAGACGCACACTTAATGAAAAAAGTTATCAAAGCTAATGAAGCTAACGATAAAAAACCAATTAAAACTTGGTCAAGAAGATCAATGGTTTTACCTGATATGATTGGTTTAACATTTAATGTGCATAACGGAAGAAACTTTGTACCAGTACTAGTTACTGAAAACCACGTTGGTTACAAATTAGGTGAATTTGCTCCAACTAGAACATTCAAGGGTCATAAAGGCTCTGTACAGAAGAAGGCGTAA